From Cydia splendana chromosome 25, ilCydSple1.2, whole genome shotgun sequence:
agttatctatctatctaatgatttatctatctatctatctagttGACCGTCAGGGTTGGAACGTTAGATTCGATTTTCGTAAATAGTAGTGCCTATCATGCTTAAaactcggttttcctaggatagcgatgccgtcatatagcgaccgtcttcatacaaaataatacagctaaatatggatgtcgtattTCGTATGGAGACGGTCGTTATAttacggcaccgctatcctaggaaacgaGAGCTTAAGTCACTTCTTGGTATTATTTGCCAAGCGGACGTCAGGCTCCCATgaaccgtggcaaaaagccgaaAAATGATGATGGATTAAATTTGAAACTACTTTTGAAAACCGATTGAATAatacctttttttttcgttCCAGGTGCAGAAACGCTAGTAGACGTCTGGTTATACAGTACTCCGGACATGCTGGAGTGTGAATACAAGGAGGAGCAAGAGGCCCTGCCAGAACCCGCCCCGGTGCCCAAACAGGAACCCGTGGAACCAGAGCCCGAACCACCGGCACCCGACAGCTGGCTGGACTTCTTCACGGAGAACACTAAGCTGGATGTCGATGAGATGATTATTAAACCGGAGAAGAAGCAGGACAACCATATAGGTAAGAGAAGTACAGCTTGTTGACGGCACGACCTAAAGCCAAATGTTTACTTATTTATGTTTTTCCAAATGCCAGCCTAGTTGTTCATAAATTTTACACGGAAATACCTGGTTACGTACAGTGATAATTTATAGActaaaatagatgtcatatacgaaagaaaaatttactaaggcctccagtgcccagggctggaatggaaccagcgtcctctgctattgcgGCAGGTGCCTAGACCACTCGGccattcatagatttttgacCGGCTGTGTGGACGTATGAActttatattttgatactttcaAACACGTGATTAAAAGCTGTCGGCTGTGGGACatactagagtcggaccaagaaaagtctgcagcggatttgatagcccacgcagtgtaactgttatttatacgtcattattgacgtataaataacacttacactgatTGGCCGTTGACGtgatttgacgtttaaaatgacacgtgcactgcttgggctatcaaatccgctgcagacttttcttggtctgactctagtcaCTTGAAAGCTGTCTGATGTGAAATAGTATGAAAAGGGGCTCATATAAGTTCATATTTCTGCCACCACGAGCGAGCTTTTCATACAATTTAGGCTGTGATTTGTTTGTACAACATTATCCTCTGCTTTCAGAAACCCACCTGGACTTAGACAACCACATAGACCAACACATGGACTTGGAACCAAAGGACATTAAACCAGACATTTTCGACCTTGAAAACTCCATCAAAATGGAAAACGACCACGTGGACTGGTCGAACGACAAAACCATAGAAAACCCTTCCGAAACCATACCAAACGAAATACTGAACCAGCCCGCGTCACCCAAGAAACGAATCATGAAATATCTAGACCCGAAAACAGGGAAAATATATTATCTAGAAATGGATAGGAACTTAGATCTAAGCAAAGTGCAAGAAATAGTAATCAACTCTAAAGGGAACATGAAAACGGCGAAATTAAGTCCTGTAAAGCAGAACGGAGTGAAAAAAGTCAAAAAAGGTGTTTCTTTATTGAAGCCAGAAGTTAAAAACTTGATAAATAATAAGGAAAAGCTAAAGAAGAATTTTACACATATACAAAACGATCATTGTTATTTAGGAGTGACGTGGGCGAAGAGTATAACATTCAGTGCTCCGGACAAGGAAGTGTTAGTGAAAAAAGAAAGTAATCTATACGATAGTTTGTGTGCGTGTGTGAGTAGGTTTACCTGTGTGCGCGTGGCGGTGAACTATCTGCTTCGCAAAGTGCCGATAGTGACGGAGCTGGCGAGAGACCCGGACTTTAAGAAGTGCTTCCCGTTTGCAGTGGACAGCGATGAGAGGTTTTGGAAGATGGACTTTGCTAAGCGGAGAAATAAAGAGGTGAGTTTGTTTTGCTATTTTGAGTAAGCTGAGACATGATCGTCTACAAACAGTACAAACTAACTGAAAATTTGAATAACTTATTGCAatgatacagtcagcagcagaagttgctaagcagacgaggtgttcaaaattaccttgacacgctcttattctcttaactaTAAAGTCGCGCAAAAGAGATGATcttattttgaacacctggctggctcagcaacttctgctgctgactgtacaacccCGTTATCAATGTTACAGTTGGTTGAAAGTTCTCGCATGATAATTAGATGATCGCTACGCTACGTATTTATCAGCTCTTATATaagaaaattgtataaaaagaAGGAAAGAACATTAGAGTCTAACTACTCTAGTTATCATGTGCTACGTGAGTCAAATATGGCGCCCATATGAAATATGTTAGCATTGTTACTTCCAACTTGTGTGGtccgaataaaattattatgtccacttgtgttttgtttttacaCGACTCGGTTATCATTGACTCGGGTAAACTGTTCCACACTTTCACTACACGGTTAGATAGGAAGTGTCGTCTGGGGTTGCTACTACTCTGCGCCCGTGTCCGTTTCGTTTCAGAGAGTGTAATTGAATGTAAttctaataaaataatgattgtACCTTTCCAGTGGTCAAGAGCAAAGCTAATCAACACAATCCTCACGGAACACTTCCGCACCACCGAACCGATCTGGCGCACCAAGCAAATCCTCATCTTCTCCCGTCTCCACGGATACCAGCCCGTCCGGAAAGACAGCTTCTCCACCGACTACTGGGACAACACGGAGATTAATAGTGACCCGGCCACTATTAGTGTGTTTAACCCGGAGGATTTCAATAAGAGTTTGACGGATACAGTGGATGTTTCGGACGATGAAGATGTTGAGGTGTGTATTACTTTGAAATATTTCTCTTAAATAGCCGGGTCAGTTGAATCGTCATTTTAAAcaaacggccagtgtagacgtgcctcgcgcacgccgcctcggccgaggcacgtctacaccgGCCGTTTTGTGCACGAGCAGATTGCCTCGCGcctatgctcgctctgtgtggacccggctaattACTATTAAGACATATAATAGGTGAAACCGTTCTTACCATTGAGGAACTAAGCACCATGTTTTCTCAAATAGAGTCGTTCTTTGGGTTCGATTTTGTGGAGCCCAATTGGTTGATTTAGCCCACAAGTCATATGGCAAACGTGTCCCGCCCAGTCCCACTCAGCTTGGAAAGGTTGTccggaagagatcgcttttagAGATAAGTTGTTACCTAGTCTTAAGCTTGTATTTCGCTTTCtgtgttttgttttactttatggtgcacaataatagtacattattgtcgaggctcggaagtagctacttgcaggctgaggattcgttttaaacggacgaccttgggagtccgtttaattgaatccgaagccagcaagtagccttccagccgagtcatatatagtgcttttctcaaaaatggtggaagaaatataaatatcatagaaatattttacaaaagcaacgttgttacgtatatattttcacagaagaaagcccttgccgcctttttatttttttaataaaaaaatagaagtgtatttttctgccgaaaatacgccaacctatttgagacaactaaatagtcgcggcactaatcatctgtttggctgttcaaagggcctgtgccttcaattgatatggccatttcaactttttaaaagtttggaactcgacaaataatggaatttgtatgcgacattgcagtcccaaaatcgagactgcaatgtttttaactttttaatttttaactgaccataaactaagcgcttcgcgacctattttttagacggcaaagtcgaatttgccgtccatttttgagaaaagaatatttacttacttggcGGTCATAGAGTTATTTACCCTATCGAAAAGAGTAATACAATGTAGGGGGAGGACTTTTGTTTTTCAAATGTTGGTATGATTCATTTACTTATTTCCAGGTGGTAGGGGAAGTGCCGTCTCGTGTGGGGGTGAAGAAAGAGGAACCGTCGGGCCTCGCCGTGATGCCGGTGGAGACGGAAGAGGACAGACTGCGGTTCCTCTTTCTGGAGCGGACGTGCGCGGACATAGGCGTAGAGTTGAGGAACGAAGACGTCGGCAATGGATACTCATATAGGTGAGTTGAATGGTTCATAATTGGTCATTGTCTAGCCATTTTTCCCATATATCAGTCAATTTGAACATTCCTCACTCGGGAGCTCCAGCTGTGGAAAGAGTTCCCTACCAAGGTTTTTTCGAAGAACTACAGAATGAGTTTCTTCAAAAAAGGGTACAGGTTTTTAAGGCGTCGCCTATGCGCATTTAATACCCCTGGAGTTGTGAGCATCCGTAGACTACGGTGTTTGTTTACTATtcggcgggccgtatgcttgtttgccaccaacggggtatttaaaaaatagtGATGTTCAATCTTTTTTGTAACGAGAAAAAGTTTTGACGTGAAAAAGTTATCGCGATCGCCAATCcctttttttaacatttattgttttttttttccttttttgccatttatttAGGCTTTGTAAGCCCCAGTGCCAGGGGCCTCGCAATTCACAGATTGAAAAACACTgtcataaacaaataaacaaggAATGCGGTCTCGGTTTGTTAAGAAGGCCCAGTCGGCAACCGAATCTCAAGATCCGGTTCATATATGGATATGTTTTATAAAAGTGCCCGCCAGCTTAGTTATGAACCCAAATGGACTACTAGGTATTTTTTGTGGTAAACATTGTGTTTCTATTCTCAGCGCGGTACACGCCGTCCTCCTGTCAGCGCTGCGGAGCTTCGCCGAGGAGCTGGTCCGCAGCGCGCACGCGGCCGCCGCGCTGCAcgccagcgcgccgccgccggacCAGGGGCCCAGCGTATGGACCGGGTATGAACTTTATATTTTCACGtatcttctcttcttcttcgtctTCTTCATTACTGAAGGTCGTGCCTGTCTTGAAATGCCTTCACCGAGGCCTCGATGAGTTGCTTCCATTTCACCCTGTCTTCGGCTTGTCTAAGGGCAGTAGTGACAGTAAGTCCTGTAATGTTCCTTACTTGATCGGACCAACGGGTGGGTGACCGTCCTCTCGGCCTCGTGCCATCCACTTTTCCACAAACAACCAGTTCACGTATCTAAAACCttttattttatcacctaaTTTCTTTGAGGAATTTTTAGTAGTGGGAGGGAGGGGGAGGGTCTTGACATATACTACGGGGGGTTAACgaggggaggggggggggggtaaaaatgggtcacgtAGGTTATGTTGCCTTAAATTGGTAGCTCCAATTGGACATATTGAtcgtatatttaattacacaaacgggtctaccgcgatataatttcattgtttttacctttaattccgacgtttcagctgagttgcaccagctgtggtcacggaaagactgacgtcccaacaaatgtcaacggagatattaataaa
This genomic window contains:
- the LOC134802925 gene encoding uncharacterized protein LOC134802925 — translated: MEKNKEYHDPDYPEASVRVKVEALSLSEEEKEEKIRSIIEREFKNEIDVRENEVMLADQRMATARRMLHRLRCVLVSRYYRDKKLQLPEEPESSSSLRSGQRRLHPSVRKLLGKTTADIEEIFRPLATRNKRRDYSAMLQARNYTIPASGARSLRPGGGDAREEREEPAAPPQPRPTRPPRHIEPRPENVLTLDEVTRNKMKHRYRIIIGNTSKYAPAASSMDRSTHKWLLYVRGPTGRDASRLLRAVVVTLHHSYAPHHIVHIDKPPYHISRRGWGEFPARVELHFKLPDRNRPATVEHTIKLDRHYTGLQTLGAETLVDVWLYSTPDMLECEYKEEQEALPEPAPVPKQEPVEPEPEPPAPDSWLDFFTENTKLDVDEMIIKPEKKQDNHIETHLDLDNHIDQHMDLEPKDIKPDIFDLENSIKMENDHVDWSNDKTIENPSETIPNEILNQPASPKKRIMKYLDPKTGKIYYLEMDRNLDLSKVQEIVINSKGNMKTAKLSPVKQNGVKKVKKGVSLLKPEVKNLINNKEKLKKNFTHIQNDHCYLGVTWAKSITFSAPDKEVLVKKESNLYDSLCACVSRFTCVRVAVNYLLRKVPIVTELARDPDFKKCFPFAVDSDERFWKMDFAKRRNKEWSRAKLINTILTEHFRTTEPIWRTKQILIFSRLHGYQPVRKDSFSTDYWDNTEINSDPATISVFNPEDFNKSLTDTVDVSDDEDVEVVGEVPSRVGVKKEEPSGLAVMPVETEEDRLRFLFLERTCADIGVELRNEDVGNGYSYSAVHAVLLSALRSFAEELVRSAHAAAALHASAPPPDQGPSVWTGWASGTAVTPRCVACGAAGARLAAVTGRDCGQPRKHTNEQL